A genomic window from Diabrotica undecimpunctata isolate CICGRU unplaced genomic scaffold, icDiaUnde3 ctg00002305.1, whole genome shotgun sequence includes:
- the LOC140431938 gene encoding UDP-glucuronic acid decarboxylase 1-like, whose product RLYVLGLTRRLNAKVLIASTSEVYGDPDIHPQPETYWGHVNPIGPRACYDEGKRVSESLTYAYAKQENMQVRVARIFNTYGPRMHMNDGRAVSNFILQALQEDVITVYGSGEQTRSFQYVSDLVEGLVALMNSNYSQPVNLGNPVEHTINEFATIIKNLVGGNSKITHVSEVEDDPQRRRPDISRAKNILNWEPKVDLNVGLQKTVEYFRQELKRFKYTPRNKFLSNFKHP is encoded by the exons TTCGTTTGTATGTTTTAGGTTTAACTAGAAGATTAAATGCGAAAGTTTTGATTGCAAGTACCTCGGAGGTGTATGGGGATCCAGATATCCATCCACAGCCTGAAACTTATTGGGGGCATGTAAATCCCATAG gtcCAAGGGCTTGCTACGATGAAGGCAAGAGAGTATCCGAATCCCTTACGTACGCATACGCCAAACAGGAAAATATGCAAGTACGAGTAGCTAGAATATTTAATACTTACGGACCAAGAATGCACATGAACGATGGAAGAGCGGTGTCCAATTTCATTCTTCAGGCGCTTCAGGAGGATGTGATAACG GTATATGGTTCAGGGGAACAAACAAGGTCATTTCAGTACGTTTCAGATTTAGTAGAAGGATTGGTAGCTTTAATGAACTCAAATTATTCTCAACCAGTCAATTTAGGCAATCCAGTAGAACACACCATTAATG aATTTGCTACAATCATAAAAAACCTCGTAGGCGGTAACAGCAAAATCACTCACGTGAGCGAAGTGGAGGACGATCCGCAGCGAAGACGACCGGATATTTCGCGCGCGAAGAACATTCTCAACTGGGAACCAAAAGTCGATTTGAACGTCGGCCTTCAAAAGACTGTCGAATACTTCAGACAAGAACTGAAACGATTCAAATATACTCCTAGGAATAAATTCCTTTCAAATTTCAAACATCCTTAA